A stretch of the Clavibacter sp. B3I6 genome encodes the following:
- a CDS encoding 4-hydroxy-3-methylbut-2-enyl diphosphate reductase encodes MPRMPGVRNRLKDNPVDGPKRVLLAAPRGYCAGVDRAVVAVEKALERYGAPVYVRKQIVHNVHVVSTLERMGAVFVEEVDEVPEGAHVVFSAHGVSPAVVQGAADRGLQAIDATCPLVTKVHREAVRFAKADKQILLIGHEGHEEVEGTAGEAPEQTIVVNSPEHADVIEVKDPDNLVWLSQTTLSVDETMETVRRLRVRFPNLQDPPSDDICYATQNRQVAIKKVAVDADLVIVIGSANSSNSVRLVEVALEYGAKASYRVDYASEVKQEWLDGVQTVGVTSGASVPEVLVQELLDDLADAGYGEVTAVVTAEEDLVFSLPKELRKDQSGNTDSRAIGGRTRA; translated from the coding sequence ATGCCGCGGATGCCCGGCGTCCGCAACAGGCTCAAGGATAACCCGGTGGACGGCCCCAAGCGGGTCCTGCTCGCCGCTCCCCGCGGCTACTGCGCGGGCGTGGACCGCGCCGTCGTGGCGGTGGAGAAGGCGCTCGAGCGCTACGGCGCCCCCGTCTACGTGCGGAAGCAGATCGTCCACAACGTGCACGTCGTCTCGACCCTCGAGCGCATGGGCGCGGTCTTCGTGGAGGAGGTCGACGAGGTCCCCGAGGGCGCCCACGTCGTCTTCAGCGCCCACGGCGTCTCGCCGGCCGTGGTGCAGGGCGCGGCCGACCGCGGGCTCCAGGCCATCGACGCCACCTGCCCCCTCGTCACCAAGGTCCACCGCGAGGCCGTGCGCTTCGCGAAGGCCGACAAGCAGATCCTCCTCATCGGCCACGAGGGCCACGAGGAGGTCGAGGGCACCGCGGGCGAGGCGCCCGAGCAGACCATCGTCGTGAACTCCCCGGAGCACGCCGACGTCATCGAGGTGAAGGACCCCGACAACCTCGTGTGGCTCTCGCAGACCACGCTCTCGGTCGACGAGACGATGGAGACGGTCCGCCGCCTGCGCGTGCGCTTCCCGAACCTGCAGGACCCGCCGAGCGACGACATCTGCTACGCCACGCAGAACCGCCAGGTGGCCATCAAGAAGGTCGCGGTCGACGCCGACCTCGTCATCGTCATCGGATCCGCCAACAGCTCCAACTCCGTCCGCCTCGTCGAGGTCGCGCTCGAGTACGGCGCGAAGGCGTCCTACCGGGTCGACTACGCGTCCGAGGTCAAGCAGGAGTGGCTCGACGGCGTGCAGACGGTCGGCGTCACGAGCGGCGCGTCCGTCCCCGAGGTCCTCGTGCAGGAGCTGCTCGACGACCTGGCCGACGCCGGCTACGGCGAGGTGACCGCGGTCGTCACGGCCGAGGAGGACCTCGTCTTCTCGCTGCCCAAGGAGCTGCGCAAGGACCAGTCCGGCAACACGGACTCCCGCGCCATCGGCGGGCGCACCCGCGCGTGA
- a CDS encoding DUF6264 family protein, producing the protein MSDDDGTRRPGRPAPRYGEYASPAGSASGSDSGSGSGSGSGQGGADASGLSEADARIVAEAAEYRRAQAERDAPASAPARGARKAGKSSAPQTLAEQMAEERRAARERMLAERREAEKAAEVARREARRSPAAKAPARPAQDDAASPAGGARPERPAYLAGQDARRAPRRFDAAITIGLLAAGLFNVVGSISSNADLGRSLNQSFALFGFGEYTATPQTAVIGIALNVVNVVVFVVTAWIALELVKRRRMAFWVPLAGAALAALIGVILLATLVMGDPSFLQQLPGSGRT; encoded by the coding sequence GTGAGCGACGACGACGGCACGCGCCGTCCCGGTCGTCCCGCCCCGCGGTACGGCGAGTACGCGTCGCCCGCGGGCTCCGCGTCCGGCTCCGACTCGGGCTCGGGATCCGGCTCCGGTTCAGGGCAGGGCGGCGCTGACGCGTCGGGCCTGTCCGAGGCGGATGCGCGCATCGTCGCCGAGGCCGCGGAGTACCGCCGCGCGCAGGCCGAGCGGGACGCCCCCGCGTCCGCCCCGGCCCGCGGTGCGAGGAAGGCCGGCAAGTCGTCCGCCCCGCAGACCCTGGCCGAGCAGATGGCCGAGGAGCGGCGCGCGGCCCGCGAGCGGATGCTCGCCGAGCGCCGCGAGGCGGAGAAGGCCGCGGAGGTCGCGCGCCGGGAGGCACGTCGGTCGCCCGCCGCGAAGGCGCCCGCCCGCCCCGCGCAGGACGACGCCGCCTCGCCCGCCGGGGGTGCGCGACCCGAGCGGCCCGCCTACCTCGCCGGTCAGGATGCCCGCCGGGCGCCGCGGCGCTTCGACGCGGCCATCACGATCGGCCTGCTCGCCGCGGGCCTGTTCAACGTCGTGGGCAGCATCTCGTCCAACGCCGACCTCGGCCGATCGCTGAATCAGTCGTTCGCGCTCTTCGGCTTCGGGGAGTACACCGCGACGCCGCAGACGGCTGTGATCGGCATCGCCCTCAACGTCGTCAACGTGGTCGTGTTCGTGGTGACCGCGTGGATCGCGCTCGAGCTCGTCAAGCGACGTCGCATGGCGTTCTGGGTGCCGCTCGCCGGTGCGGCGCTGGCGGCCCTCATCGGCGTGATCCTCCTCGCCACGCTGGTGATGGGCGATCCGTCGTTCCTCCAGCAGCTGCCCGGGTCCGGCCGGACCTGA
- the fbaA gene encoding class II fructose-bisphosphate aldolase, whose amino-acid sequence MPVATPEQYAEMLDRAKSGGFAYPAVNVSSSQTINAVLQGLTDAGSDGIIQVTTGGADYFSGHTVKNRAAGALAFARFATEVAKNYPITVALHTDHCPKDALDGFVIPMIEASEEQVRAGGNPIFQSHMWDGSAIPLNENLDIAKDLLPRMKAINAILEVEIGVVGGEEDGVSHDTGKHLYTTLEDAISTVEALGLGDQGRYMAALTFGNVHGVYKPGGVQLRPSLLKEIQDGIQSKYGTGEKPFDLVFHGGSGSSDDEISEAVRNGVVKMNIDTDTQYAFSRSIADSVLRKYDGFLKVDGEVGDKKTYDPRAWGKTAETAMAARVVEATRQLGSHGHSQS is encoded by the coding sequence ATGCCCGTAGCAACCCCCGAGCAGTACGCCGAGATGCTGGATCGCGCCAAGTCCGGCGGATTCGCCTACCCGGCCGTCAACGTCTCCTCGTCGCAGACCATCAACGCGGTCCTCCAGGGCCTCACCGACGCCGGCTCGGACGGCATCATCCAGGTCACCACCGGCGGCGCCGACTACTTCTCCGGCCACACCGTGAAGAACCGCGCCGCGGGCGCCCTCGCGTTCGCGCGCTTCGCCACCGAGGTCGCCAAGAACTACCCCATCACGGTCGCGCTGCACACGGACCACTGCCCGAAGGACGCGCTCGACGGCTTCGTCATCCCCATGATCGAGGCCAGCGAGGAGCAGGTCCGCGCGGGCGGCAACCCCATCTTCCAGTCGCACATGTGGGACGGCTCGGCCATCCCGCTCAACGAGAACCTCGACATCGCGAAGGACCTGCTCCCCCGCATGAAGGCGATCAACGCGATCCTCGAGGTCGAGATCGGCGTCGTCGGCGGCGAGGAGGACGGCGTCAGCCACGACACCGGGAAGCACCTCTACACGACCCTGGAAGACGCCATCTCCACCGTCGAGGCCCTCGGCCTCGGCGACCAGGGCCGCTACATGGCCGCCCTCACGTTCGGCAACGTGCACGGCGTGTACAAGCCGGGCGGCGTCCAGCTCCGCCCGTCGCTCCTCAAGGAGATCCAGGACGGCATCCAGTCGAAGTACGGCACCGGCGAGAAGCCGTTCGACCTCGTGTTCCACGGCGGATCCGGCTCCTCCGACGACGAGATCTCGGAGGCCGTGCGCAACGGCGTCGTGAAGATGAACATCGACACCGACACGCAGTACGCGTTCAGCCGCTCCATCGCGGACTCCGTGCTCCGCAAGTACGACGGCTTCCTCAAGGTCGACGGCGAGGTCGGCGACAAGAAGACGTACGACCCCCGCGCCTGGGGCAAGACGGCCGAGACGGCCATGGCCGCCCGCGTCGTCGAGGCCACGCGCCAGCTCGGCTCGCACGGCCACTCGCAGAGCTAG
- a CDS encoding DNA recombination protein RmuC: protein MDPVIALLVGLVIGLAVGAVVGLTVSRARSGVDAPGRAGEAARLAAAEATIAALREQLDRTERLAEEQVGQTTAQFAERAQAQDALHRERLDAQESHLREQIGQQEDRIAELQARLREVQRAEVARTEEDGRVLTALSPVAESLKQVQAKVHELEEQRRQQHGELSEQLRSATEAEERLRATAETLASALRSNSTRGVWGETQLRSVVEAAGLIHRVDFDVQTSVSTAQGVGRPDMVVHLPGGKHIAVDAKAPFTAYLEASAIPASATGAEGARRDHLMKQHVQAVRDHITALGSRAYWEGLDASPEMVIAFIPSESLVSSALEADPSIMEFAFSRRVALSSPVTLWSVLKTVAFSWQQEVLTEDAKQLFDLSRELHARLATSGEHIAKLGRSLTGAVGDYNRVVGSLERQVLPTARRLTRLDESKVIGTLEPLEATARELTADEFTSPGSTASADR from the coding sequence ATGGATCCCGTCATCGCCCTGCTCGTCGGCCTCGTCATCGGCCTGGCCGTGGGCGCGGTGGTGGGGCTCACCGTGTCGCGCGCCCGCTCGGGCGTGGACGCGCCGGGGCGCGCGGGCGAGGCCGCCCGCCTGGCCGCCGCGGAGGCGACGATCGCCGCCCTCCGCGAGCAGCTGGACCGCACGGAGCGGCTCGCCGAGGAGCAGGTCGGGCAGACGACGGCCCAGTTCGCCGAGCGCGCCCAGGCGCAGGACGCGCTGCACCGCGAGCGGCTCGACGCGCAGGAGTCCCACCTCCGCGAGCAGATCGGCCAGCAGGAGGACCGCATCGCGGAGCTGCAGGCCCGGCTCCGCGAGGTCCAGCGCGCCGAGGTCGCCCGCACCGAGGAGGACGGCCGCGTGCTCACCGCGCTCAGCCCCGTCGCCGAGAGCCTCAAGCAGGTGCAGGCGAAGGTGCACGAGCTCGAGGAGCAGCGCCGGCAGCAGCACGGCGAGCTGAGCGAGCAGCTCCGGAGCGCCACCGAGGCGGAGGAGCGGCTGCGCGCCACCGCCGAGACGCTCGCCTCCGCGCTGCGGTCGAACAGCACGCGCGGGGTGTGGGGCGAGACCCAGCTGCGGAGCGTCGTGGAGGCCGCGGGCCTCATCCACCGGGTCGACTTCGACGTGCAGACGTCCGTCTCCACGGCGCAGGGCGTGGGCCGGCCCGACATGGTGGTGCACCTGCCCGGCGGCAAGCACATCGCCGTGGACGCGAAGGCCCCCTTCACCGCGTACCTCGAGGCGAGCGCCATCCCCGCCTCGGCGACCGGGGCCGAGGGCGCCCGACGCGACCACCTCATGAAGCAGCACGTGCAGGCCGTGCGCGACCACATCACGGCGCTCGGCAGCCGCGCGTACTGGGAGGGGCTCGACGCGAGCCCGGAGATGGTCATCGCCTTCATCCCGAGCGAGTCGCTGGTCTCGTCGGCGCTGGAGGCGGATCCGAGCATCATGGAGTTCGCGTTCAGCCGCCGGGTCGCGCTCTCCTCCCCCGTCACCCTCTGGTCGGTGCTCAAGACCGTGGCGTTCAGCTGGCAGCAGGAGGTGCTCACGGAGGACGCGAAGCAGCTCTTCGACCTCAGCCGCGAGCTGCACGCGCGCCTCGCCACGAGCGGCGAGCACATCGCGAAGCTCGGGCGCTCCCTCACGGGCGCGGTCGGCGACTACAACCGCGTCGTCGGATCCCTGGAGCGCCAGGTCCTCCCCACCGCCCGCCGCCTCACCCGGCTCGACGAGTCGAAGGTCATCGGCACGCTCGAGCCGCTCGAGGCCACCGCGCGCGAGCTCACGGCGGACGAGTTCACGTCCCCCGGATCCACCGCGAGCGCCGACCGGTAG